A region of Streptomyces sp. TG1A-60 DNA encodes the following proteins:
- a CDS encoding sensor domain-containing protein gives MATEYGRGYERWGGERRHRLPAGLRAPIEARTWREFGYVLLGLPIGILLFTYAVTMLSVGAGLLVTFLGVPVLAAGLAGCRGFGALERARARALLGVEVDPPEPLPMKGRGAMAWMGAVLRSGSSWRHLLYAVVQFPWSVFSFAVAVSFWTYGWALLTYPLWFWVFPVWAGQDGLQLYGDETHSVYLDNPFEVTVTALVGLLFTVATPWILRALTMVDRVSVTALLGPSRLGARVVELESDRGVVVDTAAADLRRIERNLHDGAQARLAALAMELGLAQEKMAEDPRAAAVMVDSAHGEVKTALRELRELARGIHPAVLTDRGLDAALSAVASRCAVPVVVDVDLPARPVPAIEGIAYFTVSELLQNVSGHAGASRATVDVWKVEDRLMLQVMDDGMGGADTASGSGLAGLAERIGAVDGILIVDSPAGGPTRVTAELPWRAARGSGAASAGSGRA, from the coding sequence ATGGCCACGGAGTACGGACGCGGGTACGAGAGGTGGGGCGGGGAGCGGCGGCATCGGCTGCCGGCCGGGTTGCGGGCGCCGATCGAGGCACGCACCTGGCGGGAGTTCGGATATGTGCTGCTGGGGCTCCCGATCGGGATTCTGCTGTTCACGTACGCCGTGACGATGCTGTCCGTCGGCGCGGGCCTGCTGGTCACCTTCCTCGGGGTGCCGGTGCTGGCGGCGGGGCTGGCCGGGTGCCGGGGGTTCGGCGCGCTGGAGCGGGCGCGGGCGCGGGCGCTGCTCGGGGTGGAGGTGGACCCGCCGGAGCCGTTGCCCATGAAGGGGCGCGGGGCGATGGCGTGGATGGGCGCCGTGCTCCGCAGCGGGTCCTCGTGGCGGCACCTGCTGTACGCGGTCGTGCAGTTCCCGTGGTCCGTGTTCTCGTTCGCGGTGGCGGTGAGCTTCTGGACGTACGGCTGGGCGCTGCTGACGTATCCGCTGTGGTTCTGGGTCTTCCCCGTGTGGGCCGGGCAGGACGGGTTGCAGCTGTACGGGGACGAGACGCACTCCGTGTACCTCGACAACCCGTTCGAGGTGACCGTGACCGCACTGGTGGGGCTGCTCTTCACCGTGGCCACCCCGTGGATCCTGCGGGCGCTGACGATGGTCGACCGGGTGAGCGTGACCGCGTTGCTCGGGCCGTCGCGGCTGGGGGCGCGGGTGGTGGAGCTGGAGTCGGACCGGGGGGTCGTGGTCGACACGGCTGCCGCCGATCTGCGGCGTATCGAGCGGAATCTGCACGATGGCGCGCAGGCTCGACTGGCGGCGCTGGCCATGGAGCTGGGGCTGGCGCAGGAGAAGATGGCGGAGGATCCGCGGGCGGCGGCGGTGATGGTGGACTCGGCGCACGGGGAAGTGAAGACGGCGTTGCGGGAGCTGCGGGAGCTGGCGCGGGGCATCCATCCGGCCGTGCTCACCGACCGGGGGCTCGACGCGGCGCTGTCGGCGGTCGCCTCGCGGTGTGCGGTGCCGGTGGTGGTGGACGTGGATCTGCCGGCGCGGCCGGTGCCGGCGATCGAGGGGATCGCGTACTTCACCGTGTCGGAGCTGCTCCAGAACGTGAGCGGGCACGCGGGGGCTTCGCGCGCGACCGTGGATGTGTGGAAGGTCGAGGACCGGCTGATGCTCCAGGTCATGGACGACGGCATGGGAGGCGCCGACACCGCGTCCGGGTCCGGTCTCGCGGGGCTGGCCGAGCGGATCGGTGCCGTCGACGGAATCCTGATCGTCGACTCACCGGCCGGCGGCCCCACACGCGTGACGGCGGAGCTGCCGTGGCGGGCGGCGCGAGGGAGCGGGGCTGCGAGCGCCGGCTCGGGGAGGGCCTGA
- a CDS encoding sensor domain-containing protein — protein MTDALASSTGSGRSNSRPEPASHTPSEPLPPARFAFEGQTWREIAHLLANLPLALFGFVYVMTALSTSVFLTLTVIGFPLLAAALMGARQLGRLERARARTLLRVRVDEPSPLPFRNRRAGEGFVTQVWMSVKDPVGWRSMLYELIRMPWSVATFAITLTGLFVAWPVLPYIVRGLTNVDRAMVRGLLSPSDELERRIAELESDRGVVVDTAAADLRRIERDLHDGAQARLVNLAMGLGLAKEKLLEDPDAAASMVAEAHGEVKLALQELRDLARGIHPAVLTDRGLDAALSAVASRCTAPVKVTVDLAVRPAAAIEGIAYFTVSELLQNVSKHSGAKSAAVDVWRSDDRLLIQVWDDGCGGADLNGGTGVAGLAERLDAVDGLFVIESPVGGPTTITAELPWRER, from the coding sequence ATGACCGATGCCCTCGCCTCCTCGACCGGCTCCGGACGGTCGAACAGCCGTCCGGAGCCCGCCAGCCACACGCCTTCCGAGCCGCTGCCGCCCGCGCGGTTCGCGTTCGAGGGGCAGACGTGGCGGGAGATCGCGCATCTGCTGGCGAACCTGCCGTTGGCGCTGTTCGGGTTCGTGTATGTGATGACGGCGCTGTCCACCAGTGTCTTCCTGACGCTGACGGTGATCGGTTTCCCGCTGCTCGCCGCCGCGCTGATGGGCGCCCGGCAGCTGGGCCGACTGGAGCGGGCGCGGGCCCGCACGCTGCTGCGGGTGCGGGTGGACGAGCCGAGCCCGCTGCCGTTCCGTAACCGCCGGGCGGGCGAGGGGTTCGTCACGCAGGTGTGGATGAGCGTGAAGGATCCGGTCGGCTGGCGTTCGATGCTCTACGAGCTGATTCGGATGCCGTGGAGCGTCGCGACGTTCGCCATCACCCTCACGGGGCTGTTCGTGGCGTGGCCGGTGCTGCCGTACATCGTGCGCGGGCTGACGAACGTGGACCGGGCGATGGTGCGCGGCCTGCTGTCGCCCTCCGACGAACTGGAGCGCCGGATCGCCGAACTGGAGTCCGACCGGGGGGTCGTCGTCGACACCGCGGCGGCCGATCTGCGGCGTATCGAGCGGGATCTGCACGACGGGGCGCAGGCGCGGCTGGTGAACCTGGCGATGGGGCTCGGTCTGGCGAAGGAGAAGTTGCTGGAGGACCCCGACGCGGCGGCCTCGATGGTGGCGGAGGCGCACGGCGAGGTGAAGCTGGCGCTTCAGGAGCTGCGGGATCTGGCGCGGGGCATCCATCCGGCCGTCCTGACGGACCGGGGGCTCGACGCGGCGCTGTCGGCGGTCGCCTCGCGGTGCACCGCGCCGGTGAAGGTGACCGTCGATCTCGCCGTCCGGCCCGCCGCCGCCATCGAGGGCATCGCGTACTTCACCGTGTCCGAGTTGCTGCAGAACGTCAGCAAGCACAGTGGGGCGAAGTCGGCCGCCGTGGACGTCTGGCGGTCCGACGACCGGCTGCTGATCCAGGTCTGGGACGACGGCTGCGGCGGGGCCGACCTCAACGGCGGCACGGGCGTCGCCGGCCTCGCGGAACGGCTCGACGCCGTCGACGGGCTCTTCGTCATCGAGTCACCGGTGGGCGGGCCGACGACGATCACGGCGGAGTTGCCGTGGCGGGAGCGTTGA